The Elusimicrobiota bacterium genome includes a region encoding these proteins:
- a CDS encoding type II toxin-antitoxin system RelE/ParE family toxin, translating to MISDMPPRKRKVLHYVVDGRDVFGEWLDRLGDVAGRAAILKRIGRAEDGNFGDHRPVGACVREMRIDFGPGYRLYYGEDGPKVVLLLCGGDKSTQQKDIRRTQELWAQYRRLT from the coding sequence ATGATCAGCGACATGCCGCCGCGCAAGAGGAAGGTCCTCCACTATGTCGTCGACGGCAGAGATGTCTTCGGAGAATGGCTTGACCGCCTCGGGGACGTCGCCGGCCGCGCCGCGATCCTCAAGCGCATCGGCCGGGCGGAGGACGGCAACTTCGGGGATCATCGTCCCGTCGGCGCCTGCGTCCGCGAGATGCGCATCGATTTCGGGCCGGGCTACCGCCTCTACTACGGGGAGGACGGACCAAAAGTCGTCCTGCTCCTCTGCGGGGGAGACAAGTCGACGCAGCAGAAGGACATCCGCAGGACTCAGGAGCTGTGGGCGCAGTACCGGAGGCTGACATGA
- a CDS encoding transcriptional regulator yields the protein MNRTVSHHEYLMKHLTAPAEAAAYLDSVAEDGDIRFLLKAIRNVVEAQGGVGVLAKKTKLSRTTLYKTLSETGNPAVSTLDAILAVYGIRLGFFPAAREPAGRLRRSAWPGSHGGAQYPGAIMGH from the coding sequence ATGAATCGCACCGTTTCTCATCACGAGTACCTGATGAAGCACCTCACCGCCCCGGCGGAAGCGGCAGCCTACCTCGATTCCGTCGCGGAGGATGGCGATATCAGGTTCCTGCTCAAGGCCATCCGCAATGTCGTAGAGGCCCAAGGCGGCGTCGGGGTCCTGGCGAAAAAGACGAAGCTGAGCCGGACCACTCTATACAAGACACTGTCTGAGACCGGCAACCCGGCGGTGAGCACATTAGACGCCATCCTGGCCGTGTACGGCATCCGGCTCGGTTTTTTCCCCGCAGCCCGCGAGCCCGCCGGCCGCCTGCGGCGCTCCGCCTGGCCTGGGTCGCACGGCGGCGCGCAGTACCCGGGCGCCATAATGGGCCATTGA